The Bradyrhizobium sp. B097 genome contains the following window.
GGAACGTGTATTTGCCGAAGGCCGCGAAGGAATTCCTCGGAATGCCGGAGAGCTCGTTGCCGGTCGTATCGGGATTGCCCTGCGTGATCACGACGTTGAGATGGGTGTAGGCCGCGGTGAGATCAAATCCCTGCTTGAGCGCCAGCTTCGCCTCGAGCTCCACGCCCTTCGATTCGACCTGTCCAGTTGCCGCCTGAAACGCCATGTTGCTCGGATCGGTGCGCAGCACATTGTCCTGCGTGATGTCGAACACCGCGGCGGTCAACAGCACCGGCACCTGCGGCATCTGGTACTTGATGCCGATCTCTTTCTGCTCGCCGGTGGTCGGCTTGAACGGCGATCCCGATGCATCGACGCCGACCTGCGGGGCGAACGCCGTCGCGTAGCTGACATAAGGCGCAATGCCATTGTCGAAGACGTAAGCGAGGCCCGCGCGACCTGTGAAGGCAGTCGCCTTCTGCGTTGACGGCACGCCGTCGAGACCTGCGGTCGTCGTCTGCGAGACCCAGCTCTGGCGGCCATTGAGCGTCAGGACGAAGCCGCCGAGCTTGGCCTGCTCCTGCGCATAGACCCCGACCTCGTCGGTCGACTGCTTGTTGAAGATCGAGAATGCCGGCGACGCGATCGCCTGGGCACCATAATTCATCGTCAGGAGATTGAGATCGGGAGCCGGCCCGTAGCCGATCTTGTCGTTGTAGTAGGAGTGCCCGTAATCGACGCCGAACAGCGCGGTGTTCTTGATCGCGCCGAGCATGAACTTGGCTTCGGCCTGGTTGTCGAGCGTTACGGTATTGAAGCTATCCAGGATCCGCCACGCGGAGCGCGACGCAAGATTGGTGCTGCTGTCGGTGGAATCGATCTGGGTGTATTTGGCGTCGGTGTCGACCTGATAGAAGCGGAAGTTCTGCCGCACCGTCCAGACGTCGTCGACATTGTGCTCGAACGCGTATCCGATACGGTACTGCTTCTGATCCATGGCGCTGAAGGCCGGATCATTCGAATAGAGGTTGGTCAATTTTCCGTCGGGTGTACGGAAGTTGCCGATGCTCGCGGCGGTTCGGCTGCTTTGATATTCGCTGAGGATCGTGAAGGACGTATCGACGTCCGGCCGCCAGGTCAGCGCAGGCGCGATATAGGCGCGATCATCGTCGTTGCCGGGATACCAGGTCTTCGCGTCACGAAGCAAACCCGTCAGCCGGTAGTACAGCTGATCGCTGCCGGGCACCGGACCACCGATATCGAAGCTGCCCTGGTAACGATCATAATTGCCGGTCTGCAGCTGCACCTCGCCGAACGGCGTCATGGTCGGCCGCTTCGTGGTGACGTCGACGATGCCGCCCGGAGAGCCGAGGCCGTAGAGCCCCGAGGCCGGGCCGCGGAGGATCGACACGCTGTCGAGACCGTATGGCTCGATCTTGGGAATCGCGAAGTTGCCGCCGCCCTGGCGCAGGCCGTCGCGATAGATCCCGGTATAGGTCGCATCGAAGCCACGGATGTAGAAACTGTCGAACCGGGGATCGTAGCCAAACGCCGTGGTCGTGACGCCGGGCGTGTAATTGACGGCGTCCTTGAGCGTCTGAACGTTACGATCCCTGAGCTCCTTTTGCGTGACCACCGAAAGTGACTGCGGCGTCTCGATCAGCGCGGTGTTGGTCTTGG
Protein-coding sequences here:
- a CDS encoding TonB-dependent siderophore receptor, which gives rise to MSRRRTAAAPAQNQAPRSQGAAGAIGTTTGYVATGSTAGTKTNTALIETPQSLSVVTQKELRDRNVQTLKDAVNYTPGVTTTAFGYDPRFDSFYIRGFDATYTGIYRDGLRQGGGNFAIPKIEPYGLDSVSILRGPASGLYGLGSPGGIVDVTTKRPTMTPFGEVQLQTGNYDRYQGSFDIGGPVPGSDQLYYRLTGLLRDAKTWYPGNDDDRAYIAPALTWRPDVDTSFTILSEYQSSRTAASIGNFRTPDGKLTNLYSNDPAFSAMDQKQYRIGYAFEHNVDDVWTVRQNFRFYQVDTDAKYTQIDSTDSSTNLASRSAWRILDSFNTVTLDNQAEAKFMLGAIKNTALFGVDYGHSYYNDKIGYGPAPDLNLLTMNYGAQAIASPAFSIFNKQSTDEVGVYAQEQAKLGGFVLTLNGRQSWVSQTTTAGLDGVPSTQKATAFTGRAGLAYVFDNGIAPYVSYATAFAPQVGVDASGSPFKPTTGEQKEIGIKYQMPQVPVLLTAAVFDITQDNVLRTDPSNMAFQAATGQVESKGVELEAKLALKQGFDLTAAYTHLNVVITQGNPDTTGNELSGIPRNSFAAFGKYTFQSGVPVEGLGLGLGVRYIGTNFGNDQNTFQNAARTLFDAVIDYDLGKLDRRWLGATARVNATNLFDTHYQTCQSGYCYAGERRQVIGTLSYRW